From Bacillus basilensis, a single genomic window includes:
- the rpsU gene encoding 30S ribosomal protein S21, with the protein MSKTVVRKNESLEDALRRFKRSVSKTGTLAEARKREFYEKPSVKRKKKSEAARKRKF; encoded by the coding sequence ATGTCAAAAACAGTCGTTCGTAAAAACGAGTCTTTGGAGGATGCACTTCGCCGTTTTAAAAGATCGGTTTCTAAAACTGGTACACTTGCTGAAGCAAGAAAGCGCGAGTTTTATGAAAAACCAAGTGTAAAACGTAAGAAGAAATCTGAAGCGGCAAGAAAGCGTAAATTCTAA
- a CDS encoding GatB/YqeY domain-containing protein, with amino-acid sequence MSLLGRLNDDMKQAMKNKQKEKLTVIRMVKAALQNEGIKLQHTLTEEEELTVLAREVKQYKDSLLEFKKAGREDLVDKLQSEIRILSAYLPEQLTEEELANVIKQVISEVGATSKADMGKVMTAVMPKVKGKTDGSLVNKLVIQLLA; translated from the coding sequence ATGAGTCTTCTCGGTCGTTTAAACGATGATATGAAACAAGCGATGAAGAATAAACAAAAAGAAAAATTAACCGTCATTCGTATGGTTAAGGCTGCTTTACAAAATGAAGGTATTAAACTGCAACATACTCTTACTGAAGAAGAGGAATTAACAGTTTTAGCTCGTGAAGTAAAACAGTATAAGGACTCCCTCCTTGAATTTAAAAAAGCTGGTCGTGAAGACCTTGTTGATAAACTGCAAAGTGAAATTCGGATTTTAAGCGCATATTTGCCAGAGCAATTAACGGAAGAAGAATTAGCGAATGTAATTAAGCAAGTTATTTCTGAAGTTGGTGCTACTTCTAAAGCAGATATGGGTAAGGTGATGACTGCTGTTATGCCGAAAGTAAAAGGTAAAACAGACGGATCACTTGTGAATAAGCTGGTTATCCAGCTATTAGCATAA
- the mtaB gene encoding tRNA (N(6)-L-threonylcarbamoyladenosine(37)-C(2))-methylthiotransferase MtaB, giving the protein MSTVAFHTLGCKVNHYETEAIWQLFKQGGYERTEYEKKADVYVINTCTVTNTGDKKSRQVIRRAVRQNPDAVICVTGCYAQTSPAEIMAIPGVDIVVGTQDREKMLGYIEEFRKERQPINAVRNIMKTRVYEELDVPYFTDRTRASLKIQEGCNNFCTFCIIPWARGLMRSRDGKEVIKQAQQLVDAGYKEIVLTGIHTGGYGEDIKDYNLAGLLRDMEAEVGGLKRLRISSIEASQISDEVIEVLDKSEVVVRHLHIPLQSGSNTVLKRMRRKYTMEFFQERLDRLKEALPGLAITSDVIVGFPGETEEEFMETYNFIKENRFSELHVFPYSKRTGTPAARMEDQVPEDVKNDRVHRLIELSNQLAKEYASQFEGEVLEIIPEEQFKEGDREGLYVGYTDNYLKIVFEGSEELIGKLVKVKITKAGYPYNEAQFVRVLEDDVKKESASA; this is encoded by the coding sequence ATGTCAACTGTTGCGTTCCATACGTTAGGTTGTAAAGTAAACCACTATGAAACAGAAGCCATTTGGCAATTGTTTAAACAAGGTGGATATGAAAGAACTGAATATGAAAAGAAAGCTGATGTATATGTTATTAATACGTGTACAGTAACGAATACGGGAGATAAGAAAAGTCGTCAAGTTATTAGACGTGCTGTTCGTCAAAATCCGGATGCAGTTATTTGTGTAACTGGATGTTATGCACAAACATCTCCAGCGGAAATTATGGCGATTCCTGGTGTAGATATTGTAGTTGGTACACAGGATCGTGAAAAGATGTTAGGATACATCGAAGAATTCCGCAAAGAGCGTCAACCAATTAATGCTGTCCGCAACATTATGAAAACACGTGTATACGAAGAACTGGATGTACCTTATTTCACGGATCGTACACGTGCATCTTTAAAAATACAAGAAGGTTGTAATAACTTCTGTACATTCTGTATTATACCTTGGGCGCGTGGTTTAATGCGTTCGCGTGATGGAAAAGAAGTTATTAAACAAGCACAGCAATTAGTAGATGCAGGATATAAAGAAATCGTATTAACAGGTATTCATACAGGTGGATACGGTGAAGATATTAAAGATTATAATTTAGCTGGGTTACTTCGTGATATGGAAGCGGAAGTAGGCGGATTAAAACGTCTTCGTATTTCTTCTATTGAAGCGAGTCAGATTTCAGATGAAGTAATTGAAGTGTTAGATAAGTCTGAAGTAGTTGTACGTCACTTACACATTCCGTTGCAATCTGGATCTAATACTGTATTAAAACGTATGCGTCGTAAGTATACGATGGAATTCTTCCAAGAGCGTTTAGATCGTTTGAAAGAAGCGTTACCAGGTCTTGCGATTACATCAGACGTAATCGTTGGTTTCCCAGGTGAAACAGAAGAAGAATTCATGGAAACATACAATTTCATTAAAGAGAATCGCTTCTCTGAGTTACACGTGTTCCCTTACTCAAAACGTACAGGAACACCTGCAGCACGCATGGAAGATCAAGTTCCTGAAGATGTGAAGAACGATCGTGTTCACCGTTTAATTGAACTATCTAATCAATTAGCGAAAGAGTATGCGTCACAGTTTGAAGGCGAAGTACTTGAAATTATTCCAGAAGAGCAATTTAAAGAGGGCGACCGTGAAGGATTATATGTAGGTTATACAGATAACTACTTGAAAATTGTATTTGAAGGGTCAGAAGAATTAATTGGTAAACTAGTGAAAGTGAAAATCACGAAAGCTGGTTATCCATATAATGAAGCGCAATTTGTTCGTGTTCTTGAAGATGATGTGAAAAAAGAATCAGCAAGCGCATAA
- the yqfC gene encoding sporulation protein YqfC produces the protein MKKLEQMKNWLTKQIDLPVDVLMDLPRITLVGQVHIYIENHRGLLVFSDKEVRLLLKHGQLLIKGQSFVIKTILPEELLLEGIIEQVTFLEDEKKEK, from the coding sequence ATGAAAAAATTAGAACAAATGAAGAATTGGTTAACGAAGCAAATAGACCTGCCAGTGGATGTGCTAATGGATCTACCTCGGATCACGCTTGTTGGGCAAGTGCATATCTATATAGAAAATCATCGAGGTTTATTAGTGTTTTCAGATAAAGAAGTAAGATTGTTGTTAAAGCATGGTCAATTATTAATTAAGGGACAGTCCTTTGTTATTAAAACAATCCTTCCGGAAGAACTTTTGCTGGAAGGGATAATTGAGCAAGTGACATTTTTAGAAGACGAAAAGAAAGAGAAGTGA